A region from the Ursus arctos isolate Adak ecotype North America unplaced genomic scaffold, UrsArc2.0 scaffold_6, whole genome shotgun sequence genome encodes:
- the TCF24 gene encoding transcription factor 24 produces the protein MDRDGPAGSPLIACNETAPPVAATRDSSPGRAGPGPAGPGGSARPGGGRPAAANAARERSRVQTLRHAFLELQRTLPSVPPDTKLSKLDVLLLATTYIAHLTRSLQDDAEAPADAGLGALRGDGYLHPVKKWPMRSRLYIGATGQFLKHSVSGEKANHGSATTDPQP, from the exons ATGGACCGCGACGGCCCCGCAGGCAGCCCCCTGATCGCTTGCAACGAGACCGCGCCCCCGGTTGCCGCCACCCGCGACTCGAGCCCGGGCAGGGCCGGGCCAGGACCGGCGGGCCCGGGCGGTAGCGCACGCCCGGGGGGCGGGAGGCCTGCTGCAGCAAACGCTGCGCGGGAGCGAAGCCGCGTGCAGACCCTGCGGCACGCCTTCCTGGAGCTGCAGCGCACGCTGCCGTCGGTGCCGCCGGACACCAAGCTGTCCAAGCTGGACGTGCTGCTGCTGGCCACGACCTACATTGCTCACCTCACCCGCAGCCTGCAGGACGACGCCGAGGCGCCGGCGGACGCCGGGCTGGGCGCCCTGCGCGGCGACGGCTACCTACACCCTGTCAAG aaatggCCCATGCGATCAAGATTATACATTGGTGCTACTGGTCAGTTTCTGAAGCATTCTGTGTCTGGAGAAAAAGCAAATCATGGCAGCGCTACAACAGACCCACAGCCTTAG